A section of the Rhizomicrobium sp. genome encodes:
- a CDS encoding FtsQ-type POTRA domain-containing protein encodes MKIDRKASQPRPRKGRGSARAPRGAPAAAKPFGRRKQPNAIARAWRAVTGFIAFRRPMLTLAAVLLGLAFIGALFAGGYVSRSVQAIDTATAATLDDAGFGISQVHITGNARTPGEQIVAALGFAPGQSIFGADIATARLKLKKLDWVAEADVRRRYPDDISVRIVEKLPFALWQADDGKLWVVERDGGLITTDGIEQFRGLPLLAGAGGAAASDVVDAVSQHRAISARVRAYQRVSQRRWNLILDDGVTVKLPELGWPKELDALEHLIIDKGILERDLVEIDLRSPTQYFFVLKSGEKKTETRGNAA; translated from the coding sequence GTGAAGATCGACCGCAAGGCCTCGCAGCCGCGTCCGCGCAAAGGGCGCGGCTCGGCGCGCGCGCCGCGCGGCGCCCCGGCGGCGGCCAAGCCCTTCGGCCGCCGCAAGCAGCCGAACGCCATCGCCCGCGCCTGGCGCGCCGTCACCGGCTTCATCGCCTTCCGCCGCCCGATGCTGACGCTTGCCGCGGTCCTGCTCGGCCTCGCCTTCATCGGCGCCCTGTTCGCCGGCGGCTATGTCTCGCGCAGCGTCCAGGCGATCGACACCGCCACCGCGGCGACCCTCGACGACGCCGGCTTCGGCATCTCCCAGGTCCACATCACCGGCAATGCCCGCACCCCCGGCGAGCAGATCGTCGCCGCGCTGGGCTTCGCGCCCGGCCAGTCGATCTTCGGCGCCGACATCGCCACCGCGCGCCTCAAGCTCAAGAAGCTCGACTGGGTCGCCGAGGCCGATGTCCGCCGCCGCTATCCCGACGACATCTCGGTCCGCATCGTGGAGAAGCTGCCCTTCGCGCTGTGGCAGGCCGACGACGGCAAGCTCTGGGTGGTCGAGCGCGACGGCGGCCTCATCACCACCGACGGCATCGAGCAATTCCGCGGCCTGCCGCTGCTCGCCGGCGCCGGCGGCGCGGCCGCCTCCGACGTCGTCGACGCGGTCTCGCAGCACCGCGCGATCTCCGCCCGCGTCCGCGCCTATCAGCGCGTCTCGCAGCGCCGCTGGAATCTGATCCTGGACGACGGCGTGACGGTCAAGCTGCCCGAGCTCGGCTGGCCGAAGGAACTCGACGCCCTCGAGCACCTTATCATCGACAAGGGCATCCTGGAGCGCGACCTGGTCGAGATCGATCTGCGCTCGCCGACGCAATACTTCTTCGTGCTGAAGAGCGGCGAGAAGAAGACCGAGACGAGGGGGAACGCCGCCTGA
- a CDS encoding D-alanine--D-alanine ligase produces the protein MTAYKRVAVLLGGRSAERPVSLSSGKGCAAALREEGFDVVEIDPGEDLARQLLGAKPDAVFNALHGRFGEDGTVQGLLELYGIPYTHSGVLASALAMHKQRTKDVYRAAGLPVVNSLVVDRREAAERHLMEPPYVVKPVNEGSSVGVFIIRKGDNRPPEALGSDTWTLSSEMMVEEFVPGRELTVAVMGGKGLGVTEITTALEFYDFEAKYSEGGSLHVLPAKIPDAVAKEALALAERAHAALGCRGVSRTDIRYDDTAKGRHRLVLLETNTQPGMTPTSLVPEQAAFNGMSYPKLCRWIVEDASCDR, from the coding sequence ATGACCGCATATAAGAGAGTGGCCGTCCTGCTCGGCGGGCGTTCCGCCGAACGCCCTGTGAGCCTCTCGTCCGGCAAGGGCTGCGCCGCCGCCTTGCGCGAGGAGGGTTTCGACGTCGTCGAGATCGATCCCGGCGAAGACCTGGCGCGCCAGCTTCTGGGCGCCAAGCCCGACGCGGTGTTCAACGCGCTGCACGGCCGCTTCGGCGAGGACGGCACGGTCCAGGGCCTGCTGGAGCTCTACGGCATCCCCTACACCCATTCCGGCGTGCTCGCCTCGGCGCTCGCCATGCACAAGCAGCGCACCAAAGACGTCTACCGCGCCGCCGGCCTTCCCGTGGTGAACTCCCTCGTGGTCGACCGCCGCGAAGCGGCCGAGCGGCATTTGATGGAGCCGCCTTATGTGGTGAAACCGGTCAACGAAGGCTCCTCCGTCGGCGTCTTCATCATCAGGAAGGGCGACAACCGCCCGCCGGAAGCGCTCGGCAGCGACACCTGGACTCTCTCCAGCGAGATGATGGTCGAGGAGTTCGTCCCCGGCCGCGAGCTCACCGTCGCGGTGATGGGCGGCAAGGGCCTCGGCGTCACCGAGATCACGACCGCTCTCGAATTCTACGATTTCGAGGCGAAATATTCCGAAGGCGGCTCGCTCCACGTCCTGCCGGCCAAGATCCCCGACGCGGTCGCGAAGGAAGCCCTCGCGCTGGCCGAGCGCGCCCATGCGGCGCTGGGCTGCCGCGGCGTGTCGCGCACCGACATCCGCTACGACGACACGGCCAAGGGCAGGCACCGTCTCGTGCTGCTGGAGACCAACACCCAGCCCGGCATGACGCCGACCTCGCTGGTGCCCGAACAGGCGGCCTTCAACGGCATGTCCTATCCCAAGCTCTGCCGCTGGATCGTGGAGGACGCGTCTTGCGACAGGTGA
- the murB gene encoding UDP-N-acetylmuramate dehydrogenase produces MMTRPCDALPPVRGTYTMGAPLKDLVWFRAGGPAEILFRPADADDLATFLAAKPADTRVSVIGVGSNLLIRDGGIPGVVVRLPGTMGKVTVDGTRLTAGAAALDANVAKTAADAGIAGLEFLRGIPGTVGGALRMNAGCYGREIKDILVEATAIDARGHVIRLSPADMGFTYRHTAAPDDLIFVSAVFEGLADDPAAVRARMDKLMADREASQPVKTRTGGSTFKNPPGKNAWRLIDEAGCRGLMHGPAQVSPLHCNFLINTGDATAADIEALGEEVRARVKQTSGIELEWEIKRVGIA; encoded by the coding sequence ATGATGACCCGTCCCTGCGACGCCCTTCCTCCCGTGCGCGGCACCTATACGATGGGTGCCCCGCTGAAGGACCTCGTCTGGTTCCGCGCCGGTGGCCCGGCGGAGATCCTGTTCCGCCCCGCCGATGCCGACGACCTCGCGACCTTCCTCGCCGCCAAGCCCGCCGACACCCGTGTCAGCGTGATCGGCGTCGGCTCGAATCTCCTCATCCGCGACGGCGGCATCCCCGGAGTCGTCGTGCGGCTGCCCGGCACGATGGGCAAGGTGACGGTCGACGGCACCCGCCTCACCGCCGGGGCCGCGGCGCTGGATGCCAATGTCGCCAAGACCGCCGCCGATGCCGGCATCGCCGGCCTCGAATTCCTGCGCGGTATCCCGGGCACGGTCGGCGGTGCCCTGCGCATGAACGCCGGCTGCTACGGCCGCGAGATCAAGGACATCCTCGTCGAAGCCACCGCCATCGATGCGCGAGGCCATGTCATCCGGCTCTCGCCCGCCGACATGGGCTTCACCTATCGCCACACCGCCGCGCCCGACGATCTGATCTTCGTGTCCGCCGTCTTCGAAGGCCTGGCCGACGATCCCGCCGCCGTCCGCGCCCGCATGGACAAGCTGATGGCCGACCGCGAAGCGTCGCAGCCCGTGAAGACCAGGACCGGCGGCTCGACCTTCAAGAACCCGCCCGGCAAGAACGCCTGGAGGCTGATCGACGAGGCCGGCTGCCGCGGCCTGATGCACGGCCCGGCGCAGGTCAGCCCGCTCCATTGCAACTTCCTGATCAATACCGGCGACGCAACCGCCGCGGATATCGAAGCACTTGGCGAAGAGGTCCGCGCCCGCGTCAAGCAGACCTCCGGCATCGAACTCGAATGGGAAATCAAGCGGGTGGGCATCGCATGA
- the murC gene encoding UDP-N-acetylmuramate--L-alanine ligase encodes MSVPAHTRVPLDVGTIHFIGIGGIGMSGIAEIMHNLGYKVQGSDVADNANVRRLKKMGIPVMLGHDPANLADAHAVVYSSAVKPGNPEFDAARAQSLPLVRRAEMLAEIMRLRSCVAVAGTNGKTTTTTMIAALLDAGGLDPTVVNGGIINAYGTNARLGAGEWVVVEADESDGTFLKLPATVAVVTNADPDHLDFYGTFDRMRDAFQRFIENIPFYGFAVLCLDHPEVQAMVGRIEDRRLITYGFSPQADVRATGVRFEKGVSHFDVVITDRRTSGQIRLEDMCLPMPGEHNVQNALAAITVARELGVADDTIRTALAKFGGVGRRFTKVGEWAGAAIIDDYAHNPFKIAAALKAARQAYAGPVIAIVQPHRYTRLRDTFEQFAKCLNDADVAIVAPVYAAGEQPIEGISRDSYAEALRAHGHRDVRVIDGAEDLPAMLRSLESTLENGAIVFLGAGSITQWANGLEVVMEATEGRT; translated from the coding sequence ATGAGCGTCCCCGCGCACACCCGCGTCCCCCTCGACGTCGGCACCATCCATTTCATCGGGATCGGCGGTATCGGCATGAGCGGCATCGCCGAGATCATGCACAATCTGGGTTACAAGGTTCAGGGCAGCGACGTCGCCGACAACGCCAATGTCCGGCGCCTGAAGAAGATGGGCATCCCCGTGATGCTCGGCCACGATCCGGCGAACCTGGCCGACGCCCACGCCGTGGTCTATTCCTCCGCCGTCAAGCCCGGCAATCCGGAGTTCGACGCCGCCCGCGCCCAGAGCCTGCCGCTCGTCCGCCGCGCCGAGATGCTGGCCGAGATCATGCGCCTGCGCTCCTGCGTCGCCGTCGCCGGCACCAACGGCAAGACCACGACCACGACGATGATCGCCGCCCTGCTCGACGCCGGCGGGCTCGACCCCACCGTGGTCAACGGCGGCATCATCAACGCCTATGGCACCAATGCGCGGCTCGGCGCCGGCGAATGGGTCGTGGTCGAGGCCGACGAGAGCGACGGCACCTTCCTGAAGCTCCCCGCCACCGTCGCCGTCGTCACCAACGCCGATCCCGATCATCTCGATTTCTACGGCACCTTCGACAGGATGCGCGATGCGTTCCAGCGCTTCATCGAGAACATTCCGTTCTACGGTTTCGCCGTGCTCTGTCTCGATCATCCCGAGGTCCAGGCCATGGTCGGCCGGATCGAGGACCGCCGCCTCATCACCTATGGCTTCAGCCCCCAGGCCGATGTCCGCGCCACCGGCGTGCGCTTCGAGAAGGGTGTGTCGCATTTCGACGTCGTCATCACCGACCGCCGCACCAGCGGCCAGATCCGGCTCGAGGATATGTGCCTGCCCATGCCGGGCGAGCACAACGTCCAGAACGCCCTGGCCGCGATCACCGTGGCGCGCGAGCTCGGCGTCGCCGACGACACGATCCGCACCGCGCTGGCGAAGTTCGGCGGCGTCGGACGCCGTTTCACCAAGGTCGGCGAATGGGCCGGCGCCGCGATCATCGACGACTACGCCCACAACCCCTTCAAGATCGCCGCCGCGCTCAAGGCCGCGCGCCAGGCCTATGCCGGCCCGGTGATCGCCATCGTCCAGCCGCACCGCTACACCCGCCTGCGCGACACCTTCGAGCAGTTCGCCAAATGCCTGAACGACGCGGACGTCGCCATCGTCGCGCCGGTCTACGCCGCCGGCGAACAGCCTATCGAAGGCATCAGCCGCGACTCCTACGCCGAGGCCCTGCGCGCCCACGGCCATCGCGACGTCCGCGTGATTGACGGCGCCGAGGATCTGCCGGCGATGTTGCGCTCGCTCGAAAGCACGCTGGAGAACGGCGCCATCGTTTTCCTCGGCGCCGGCTCGATCACGCAATGGGCGAACGGTCTCGAAGTCGTGATGGAAGCGACGGAGGGTCGAACGTGA
- the murG gene encoding undecaprenyldiphospho-muramoylpentapeptide beta-N-acetylglucosaminyltransferase translates to MSLIVLSAGGTGGHLFPAQALAGELQKRGNAIVVMTDARFKNYATAFPGARIETVPSAAFSDRSILGLMASPFEIVGGIVMSLIKLARLRPAAVVGFGGYPSVPVMLAAIVTRVPTAILTPDALMGRANRLVMNSVNLIAANFPLVRFVPKDMAKVVYTGNTLRPEVVALAGATYETPSAAGPLKLLVFGGSQGARVFSEIVPAAVTLLPDALRTRLDIVQQCRPEDLDGVKAVYAKAGVKAELAPFFGDLPQRMAAAHLVICRSGAGTVSELAVIGRPAIMVPLPHALDDNQTPNADALAKAGGGWRVRQSELTPKKLADMLTEAFATPGDLAQRAAAARAIAKSDGTQRFADAVLKIARAA, encoded by the coding sequence ATGAGCCTGATCGTGCTCTCGGCCGGCGGTACCGGCGGCCATCTTTTCCCGGCGCAGGCGCTCGCCGGCGAGCTCCAGAAGCGCGGCAATGCCATCGTCGTGATGACCGATGCCCGCTTCAAGAACTACGCCACCGCCTTCCCCGGCGCCCGGATCGAGACCGTGCCCTCGGCCGCCTTCTCCGACCGCTCGATCCTGGGCCTGATGGCATCGCCCTTCGAGATCGTCGGCGGCATCGTGATGTCGCTGATCAAGCTGGCGCGCCTTCGGCCCGCGGCCGTGGTCGGCTTCGGCGGCTATCCGAGCGTGCCGGTGATGCTGGCCGCCATCGTCACGCGCGTGCCCACCGCCATCCTCACGCCGGACGCCCTGATGGGCCGCGCCAACCGCCTCGTGATGAACAGCGTGAACCTGATCGCCGCGAATTTCCCGCTGGTGCGCTTCGTCCCGAAGGACATGGCCAAGGTCGTCTACACCGGCAACACGCTGCGCCCCGAAGTCGTGGCGCTGGCCGGCGCGACCTATGAAACGCCGAGCGCGGCCGGCCCGCTCAAGCTGCTGGTCTTCGGCGGCAGCCAGGGCGCCCGCGTCTTCAGCGAGATTGTCCCCGCCGCCGTCACGCTCCTGCCCGACGCGCTCCGCACCCGTCTCGACATCGTGCAGCAATGCCGCCCTGAAGACCTCGACGGCGTCAAAGCCGTCTACGCCAAGGCCGGCGTGAAGGCCGAGCTTGCGCCGTTCTTCGGCGATCTGCCGCAGCGCATGGCCGCCGCCCATCTCGTCATCTGCCGCTCCGGCGCCGGCACGGTCAGCGAGCTCGCCGTCATCGGCCGCCCCGCCATCATGGTCCCGCTGCCGCACGCCCTCGACGACAACCAGACGCCCAATGCCGACGCGCTGGCCAAGGCCGGCGGCGGCTGGCGGGTGCGCCAGTCCGAACTCACGCCGAAGAAACTCGCCGACATGCTGACCGAGGCGTTCGCGACGCCGGGCGATCTCGCCCAGCGTGCCGCGGCCGCCCGCGCCATCGCCAAATCCGACGGCACCCAGCGCTTCGCCGACGCGGTTCTCAAAATCGCGAGGGCCGCATGA